A window of the Bactrocera neohumeralis isolate Rockhampton unplaced genomic scaffold, APGP_CSIRO_Bneo_wtdbg2-racon-allhic-juicebox.fasta_v2 cluster09, whole genome shotgun sequence genome harbors these coding sequences:
- the LOC126764553 gene encoding ATP-dependent DNA helicase PIF1-like — MEGEQRSDDDSGKLFSTKQLNTTAKPSDTNAEFQKAYRERQKIKKIENKRERTAKPPNTNAEFQKAYRERQKIKKIESKPERYVKVLIIDEISMISAELLGKIDMRLKQITGRGKADFGGIDVILIGDLRQAPPVRATAIYKPVKTNIFGPYLWRTLKFYQLTEVVRQTNVQFSNILTKIGNGDPLDEDEFQIIESRFFTKEDAERLCPHGVRLFHENVRVDAYNNYVLQKFEEKIISTADDVITGPKSREQETNCRQKLHKKNLNEVGGLPYQITFVKSMYYLITTNIDVTDGLCNRSVGKLVHMDFNENNNVCRVWLEFCGSKHIGQKKERKLLDWQFNVVSVIMRYQLNYVQQTFH; from the exons ATGGAAGGTGAACAGAGAAGTGATGATGATAGTGGAAAATTATTTagtacaaaacaattaaatac AACCGCAAAACCATCAGATACGAATGCAGAATTTCAAAAGGCATATAGGGAACgccaaaaaattaagaaaattgaaaataaacgaGAAAG AACCGCAAAACCACCAAATACGAATGCAGAATTTCAAAAGGCATATAGGGAACgccaaaaaattaagaaaattgaaagTAAACCAGAAAG ATATGTTAAAGTATTAATCATCGATGAAATAAGCATGATTAGTGCAGAGCTATTAGGCAAAATTGACATGCGTTTAAAACAGATTACTGGAAGAGGTAAAGCTGACTTTGGTGGCATAGATGTGATTTTAATTGGGGATTTACGACAAGCACCACCAGTAAGGGCAACAGCCATATATAAGCcagttaaaacaaatatttttggaccTTATTTGTGGagaacattaaaattttatcaactgACTGAAGTAGTGAGACAGACTAATGTTCAATTTTCGAATATTCTAACTAAGATAGGCAACGGAGATCCATTGGATGAGGATgaatttcaaattattgaaTCCAGATTTTTTACCAAAGAAGATGCCGAAAGATTGTGTCCTCATGGAGTTCGTTTGTTTCATGAAAACGTTCGTGTTGACGCTTACAACAAttatgttttgcaaaaatttgaagaaaaaataatttcgacaGCTGACGATGTGATCACTGGTCCAAAAAGTCGTGAACAAGAGACTAATTGTCGTCAGAAACTGCATAAAAAGAATCTCAATGAAGTTGGTGGGTTACCGTATCAAATTACTTTTGTTAAATCTATGTATTACCTTATTACCACTAACATCGATGTAACTGATGGCTTATGTAATCGTTCAGTGGGAAAGTTAGTACATAtggattttaatgaaaacaacaatGTATGCAGAGTTTGGTTAGAATTTTGTGGTTCGAAACATATAggtcaaaaaaaagaaagaaagctgCTCGACTGGCAATTCAATGTGGTATCAGTAATCATGCGGTACCAATTGAATTACGTTCAGCAAACATTCCATTGA